The DNA window TCCTTTCGAGTATTATCGGCGGTGATGCTAAGATGACTGGCAAGAAAGGGCTGTTGCTGTCAACTTCCTATGTGTTTGGTATGGCTTCAAGCTATGCGTTGACAGGTATTTTGGTGACCACCTTAGCCAAAGGGGTCAACCTTCAAGTGGCCATGCAGCAGCCATGGTTATTGTCTCTGTTCGCTATCGTATTTGTTCTCCTCGCATTAGCCATGTTTGGTTTTTATGAGCTACAGCTGCCATCGACATTGCAGCAAAAACTGACGTCTCGCTCAGGTAACATAGGTGGAGGAAAAATTGCTGGTGTTTTTGCCATGGGCGCTTTATCTGCTTTGGTCGTGTCACCTTGTGTCAGTGCGCCACTAGCAGGCGCTTTGTTGTACGTGTCGACCACACAAGACTGGGTGCTAGGTGGTGTGACCTTATTTGTTATGGCATTAGGCATGGGGGTACCACTGATTTTAATTGGGATGAGTGGGGGTAAGTTGTTGCCTAAATCCGGGCCTTGGATGGTCGCCATCAAACAACTATTTGGTATTTTGTTACTTGCTGTGGCGATTGTTTTGGTCAGTCGATTTGCGCCGTCATGGCTTGTTATGCTGTTATGGGCACTACTTGCCATTGGTAGTGGTATTCATTTTGGGGCTTTGGACTCTGCCAAGCCTGGTTGGGCGAGAACGAGAAAGCTAGCCGCATTTATGTCTTTGTTTTACGGCCTGATAGTTTTTGTGGGTATGTTACTTGGCTCACACGATCCTCTTAAACCTTTGAGCCTTGTCTCTGCACCAACCAAACAAGGACAAACGTCTTTATTGCCTTTTGTAAAAGTGGATTCTGTACGCGCATTAGATCAAAGCCTAGCTTTAGCGAAGCAGCAAAACCAGCGAGTAATGTTGGATCTGTACGCGGACTGGTGCGTGTCGTGTAAGGTCATTGAAAGCGAAGTGTTTACTGATCGAATGGTACTTTCTAAGTTTTCTGACTGGAAGACAATAAAGTTTGACGTCACTGAGAGTACTCCTGAACAGATAGCTTGGTTAGCAGATCGAAACGTATTTGGCCCTCCGGCAGTCTTCTTTTATGATGCCAGTGGATCAGAAATCGCTCCGCAGAGAGTGGTCGGCACTATTGGACTTGAGCATTTTAAGTCGGTCATGGCTAAGCTGTAATGCCGTTAAAGTACATAGATTCCGATGGCTTGATTAGAATTGTGTTTTTGGTCACTGCGCCATGCAATGTGGGCATACTATAGTTATCGGACATAAGGGGCAATTGGGTAATATAACCAGATGGAAGGCGTTGTTGATTTTAGTCGCTGGCAAAAAGAGCATGTCCGCACTCAAGAAGAGCTTTACCAACTCTATGCGGAAGTAAAAACATATTATCAAAACGAGCCTTTTTCGACCCATAGTGCCCGTATAGATAGACTCAAGTCTCTTAAACGGGCGTTGGTTGAAAACCAAGATGCTCTTATCGATGCATTAAATCTAGATTATGGTTCAAGAACTCGTTTCGACAGCCTAGTTTGTGATTTACTCCCAGCAATAATGCACATCAATTACACCATTAAACATCTCAAAAAGTGGATGAGATCGAGTCGGAGAAAGTCTGGTTTGTTGCTATTTCCATCTTCGGTAAGAGTCGAGTATCAGCCTCTTGGTGTGGTGGGGGTGATCGTCCCATGGAATTTTCCAATTGTTTTGAGCATTGCCCCAATTGTTACCGCCATTGCAGCGGGTAATCGCGTCATGGTTAAGTTAAGCGAGCATACTCCTCACACCAACCTTGTATTAAGTAATATCTTTACCAGTGTGGAGGGGCATATTTATCCAGTTGAGGGTGAAGCTGATATCTCAAGCTATTTTTCTAAGCTGCCTTTCGATCATCTTATTTTCACTGGCTCAACTCAGGTCGGGAAATTGGTTGCTCAAGCTGCGGCGCATAACCTGACTCCGGTTACCTTAGAGCTGGGGGGAAAGTCACCAGTCATCATAGATAATGACATCGATCTAAGATCTGCCGTGGATGCGGTATTACTTGGTAAATCGATTAATTCAGGGCAAATTTGCGTCTCACCAGATTACGTACTCCTGCCTAAAGGAAAAGAACAGACATTTGTTGATCTGTATCTTAAACGCTACCACGAGCTGTATTTGCAAAACAAGGATACGACTCA is part of the Vibrio aquimaris genome and encodes:
- a CDS encoding coniferyl aldehyde dehydrogenase, which gives rise to MEGVVDFSRWQKEHVRTQEELYQLYAEVKTYYQNEPFSTHSARIDRLKSLKRALVENQDALIDALNLDYGSRTRFDSLVCDLLPAIMHINYTIKHLKKWMRSSRRKSGLLLFPSSVRVEYQPLGVVGVIVPWNFPIVLSIAPIVTAIAAGNRVMVKLSEHTPHTNLVLSNIFTSVEGHIYPVEGEADISSYFSKLPFDHLIFTGSTQVGKLVAQAAAHNLTPVTLELGGKSPVIIDNDIDLRSAVDAVLLGKSINSGQICVSPDYVLLPKGKEQTFVDLYLKRYHELYLQNKDTTQITHIINSAQYQRLSRMLEDARDRGADVHTIENVALQEGQMLPHLVTGVTEHMQVMQQEIFGPILPVIGYNHLYEALSYINFNPRPLALYLMSTDRVLQRQVIEQTHSGGVAINDSLLQVAIEDAPFGGIGASGIGQYHGKEGFLTFSKAKTVLYTPAWLPRSATFLRFRNTAEKLLSWLFIR
- the dsbD gene encoding protein-disulfide reductase DsbD, translated to MLRTFILALFIYFPWISLAQEQEFLPVDEAFPYQWSVTEQGVQIHFAIQPQYYLYKGRFKFSSNSKVLLSEPQFSYAGKPKQDKYFGDVVVFNQPVTVLIPYSGEGQIKVRYQGCSEQGLCYLPQTITLDLPSRLSSSPPDLSWKNISGLAENTTGLSELLVHMPKAQALLIFFLLGLGLSLTPCVLPMVPILSSIIGGDAKMTGKKGLLLSTSYVFGMASSYALTGILVTTLAKGVNLQVAMQQPWLLSLFAIVFVLLALAMFGFYELQLPSTLQQKLTSRSGNIGGGKIAGVFAMGALSALVVSPCVSAPLAGALLYVSTTQDWVLGGVTLFVMALGMGVPLILIGMSGGKLLPKSGPWMVAIKQLFGILLLAVAIVLVSRFAPSWLVMLLWALLAIGSGIHFGALDSAKPGWARTRKLAAFMSLFYGLIVFVGMLLGSHDPLKPLSLVSAPTKQGQTSLLPFVKVDSVRALDQSLALAKQQNQRVMLDLYADWCVSCKVIESEVFTDRMVLSKFSDWKTIKFDVTESTPEQIAWLADRNVFGPPAVFFYDASGSEIAPQRVVGTIGLEHFKSVMAKL